DNA from Deltaproteobacteria bacterium HGW-Deltaproteobacteria-18:
AGGAAGGAATTGTGCTGTCCGATGAAGTCCTGCAGGTAGACCATGAGGGTCTGGGTCTTGCTGCCGATCTGTTCCTGGTAGTTGGTCAGGGATTTGAGGGTGTAGTCCCATTCGTCCTTGCCCAGGATGTAGTCCTTGTCCGAATTCGGGTAGCTGAGATTGCGCTCGTCCATGAAGTCCACGAGTTTCTGGGGCATGGGGTAGCAGTCCTTCCCCTTGGTGGTCGTGCCGCTGATGCTTTTGATGCCGACGCCTTCTCCGTTCTTGCCTTTGTTCTGAAGGTCCCGGGCAGTAGCGATCAAGTCGGCGCAGGCCTTCTGCTCGGCCTGGATGTCCTGGATCTGTTTCATGTAGTCGTTGGCTTGATTCTTACATATCTGAGACTGGGCCATCTGCAGCTTGGCGAACATCATCTGGATGCCGCCGGCCGGACCGAGGTCGATATCCGCCATTATCTGGGACAGGCCTTGAGGACCTGTGACTTGTGACATGTGCGTATCCTTGCTGATATGTGGTTCGATGAATGCGAATGATACCACAATGCCATCAGAGCCGGACAACCCCGCGCCGTCCGGTTCCGGGAGCCTTCGCGCCAGTGACCGGAGCGGGAGCGCTCTGTGCGGAGCGGGCGGCGCCTTCACGCTTGGCCTTGTCCTGGGCTTCGGACATCATTTTTTGTAATTCCGGAGGCTGGTCCGCATCCAGTGCCGCCAGCAGATCGTCTTCCGAGATGCCGAGTCCTTTGAGTTGCGCATCGAACTGCGTGTTGAGCCTGGAAAGTTCTTCCTTCAATATCTGGATTTGCTGCTCTTGTGCATGGAGATCCTTGTCTGAAAAAGCCATGTCGTCCTCCTGTTTTTGTTCGTCGAATAGCAGATGGCGTGCCAAAGTCATGTTTAAGCCGTGAGAGCTGGTCTATAGTAAAGTTAAGGCGTTTTTTTCGTAAACGCCGTGGTCATCTGCGCTGTAAAATGTTTTCCAAAGCGGGTGTTATGTTGGCGGCAACTTTGTAGGCGTTTTTTGCTTATTCAAAGTACTCCAGTTCCTTGATGGAAGCAAGCATTCATCTGTGTTCTTGCGGCATTACGACTCCTGTGATACATTATCAAGCTATTGGCGCGAATATTGGTAGGAGCGCGGAGAGACCCGTTTTCCATCGCAGAAGGAGAGGATCATGAGCGTTGATTTTTCCATCAACACCCAGTTCGCGCGGCAAGGCCAGGACGCCGGAGTCGCTTCCGCCGGATCGGCCATGACCGGGACGTTCATGGGCCGTCAGGCCGCAGCCGTGACTTCGCCCATGTCCCTGCTGGCCGACGCCGCCGAGGAGATGACTTTCGCCGCGGACACGACGGACGAGTTCGAACTGGCCGACCGCAAGGAGCGCAAGAAGACCTCCGAATCCCTGATCGAGCGGGTGCAGATGTATCAGGAAATGATGCACGAGGCCGGCAAGACGCAGGACATGGACGAACTGACCCGCCGATTGCGCCATGGCGGAGGCAAGGATCAGGCCTTGCGTGAGGCTCGCGAGCAATTCCCTGACCCGTCGGACGCCTGGGCGGCCCTGGCCGGGGCCCTGGATACGCTGGAGAGGGAAGGAGTTGACGCGTCGGTGTGCGACGGCATTCGGGCCGCCATGGACGAGTTGCGGGCGCAGGAGGGGCCGGCCATCCACGCCGGCATCCAGGGGGCCCTGGCTGCCAGGGAGTTCGACGGCCTCGGCTCCTCGGACGATCTGCGGGGCATGTATCGTCAGACCGTGCTTGATTTCGGGACCGTCAACGACGTTCTGGCCCATGTTCTCGAACGCCACGGCGACGTCGGCTTCGACAAGGCCATGGATTTTTTGTTCCGTGCCCTGGGCAACGATCTGGCCGCGGACATCCCCAGCATGGACAAGACGCATCTGGAAAGCGTGCACGCAAACCTGGGCCAGGTGCGGCTGCTGCAAAGCGCCCATACGCTGTGCGACAAGATGCTTGAGCGCTGGGAGAACGTGCATGGCGTGCAGGGGGTGCGTGACGGATCCCTGCGGCCCATGGACCTTTTGGGAGAGATCGTGGGGCTGCGCAACGAACGCTTCCTCGGAGCCATGCATATCGATCGGATCACAGTTCGGGCGCAGGCCCCGGACATCGAACACGAGGTTCTTTTTCTGCAGGAAATGCTCAACATGACACGAAGTTTCCCGTCGCAACTCTTCGAAGGCGACCAGGAGCGCATGAAAGTGCTCGATGCCGTACAGGAGCGCGTCGATAACGCCATTGCCCGCGAGGACGATTTTCTCGCGGCCCAGGAAGAGGGCTGACCATGCTTGATCGTGAAATCGCTGAATTCGGTCGCCGAATGGGCATGCCGGGCTTCGCCCTCGTCGGCGGCGATGTCGCCGCCCTGGATGTCGAGAGTCTCGGTCGCGTGTATTTTGAAAGGGGCGAGGGGGAGCTTCTCGTTTACCTCGCGTTCCCGATCCCGGCGCATGATGCAAAAGCCCCGCAACGGGTGCTGGAGCTGTGTGGATATCGCCATGCCCATCCCATGCCCCTTTGCGGCGGAGTGCACGCGGGCAATGCCGTGCTCCTGACCCGGATGGACGAGCGCACCGTTACGGCCGCCATGCTTGAGAACGCCATTGCATTTCTTGGAAAGATGCAGGAACGCATCGCATAATTTCTCTAATTTTTCATTTTCATACCACAAATTTCGATGCCATGAGGAGACGCCATGGAAACGCAGGTCTTTATCGATGCGCTGAGTCAGGCCTTGGGACAGCAAGTGGAAAAGGACGGGGAGGGGGCTTATGCCTTTCTGCTCGACGGCGTGCCGGTGCTGCTGCATTACAGGCCGTCGGATTCATCCTTTTTGCTGCACATGGAGATCGGGTATCCGACAGGTCTGGGCGGACGGATTCATGCCCGCTTGCTCGGAGCGAATTTTCTGCTCTCCGAGACCCATGGTGCAGCCATCAGCCTGGATGAGCGTACGGGCCTGGCCTTTATGGAGTTGGCCTTGAAGCTGAACGGTCTTGACGGGGCCGGTTTTGTGGCCCGGATCGAGGGATTTGTCGCCCTGGCCGATGAGTGGACCAGACGTTTGCAGGAATGGAACGATGAAATCGAATCCCAGACTGGGGGCCGGGTCGAGACCTTTCTACGCGAGTTGGAAAGTGGAGTTCCGGAAGATCAGATCGACGAAGCCAAAGCAGCGGTAATGCCCATGATCCGGGTGTGAGTCGGCGGTTGCCATATTTCAAACTGATTCACGATCATTCGGAGGGTTCATGGCACTGAGCATTGATAATTTTTTCCGTCAGACCGAAGTCGGGGCAACGCAGAACGATCAGAAAGTTTATGTGCGCCAGGACGAAAAACTGGCCAAGAAGTCGGCTTTTTCCGTTTTTCAGGGGCACGCCCGGGCCAGGGAAAACGATACGACGGCCAAGGCCTTTCTTGACACCATCCGCCGCGACCCAGTTTACAGTAAGTATATCGACATTGCCAAAGGAGTGCTCGATGCCAATCGGCAGGAAGGCAAACCCCTGCGCACACGCCATATTTCCATGGTCAGGGAGCAGGTGGATCGCCAATTGTCCCTCGATTTGGGCCAGGCCATCGCTTTCGGCCAGCAGTTGGCCAAAGACGGCGTGATTCCCGATGGATTCGGGACTTCTTTTGGCCAGTTTTGCATGACACATGCCCTGGGCGGCCAGGCTCTTAATGGAGGAGCCCTGCCCGGTGAACTGCTGCGGGACTTTCTCCAGGCCGAAGTGGCGGATCAGCATGTGGCCAAACTCTGCCGGGACAGGGGCATGGGCGATGTCTCAATGCCGGTGACTGCGATTTTAAGCGGTGCGGGACTTGTCTCCGAGGGGATGAACCGCGCCTTCGAAGGTCCAAATCTGGACGCGCGGGCCTTGCGTTTCACGGATGTCATGGGCGTGCTTGAAGGCACTCTGTCCAAGGCTTTCGATGTGTTGCAGGAGTTGCGGGATGACAAGAAGCTTCTGGAGGGATTCACGGAGCGTGAGGACATGCCGCAGCGATTGCAGACCATGATTCAGGCCGTGGACAGCCATGCCATAAGCCGGGATGAACTGGGATCCTTTTATTTCACGGTGAGCACAGCAGAACTGGATGTGCGCACCTCCCTCGGACAGAGCAAGGCCGTGCGTTCTTTTCAGCTCGCCAATCTTGGGACGACCATTTGTGAGAATCTCTTGGCCGAGTTGGGCTTGCCGACGAATCTTGGATCGCCTCTGGCGCATCATCCGGACGTGCAGTCCGAGGCGCGCAAAAATTTGGACAATCTGGTCCCTCCGCCGGCCATGCCTGCCGAGGACCAGGCCAGGACCGCACTGGAAGGGGCGTTGCGGGCATTCATGGATAAAAAATTGCCTGCGGTCAGGGAGTTTGTGGCCATGTCAGCCAACCCTCCTGTTGAAATCAAACCCAAGGCCTTGTCACCCGCGACCCTGCCCAGATTCATAAATGTCCTGTTGGAAGAGGACGCCTTGCTTGATCCTCTCCTGGGAGGAAACATGCCGCCGGACTTTCTGCAGCGGGTGGAACGGCAATGTAATGCTGCTAAATCGTGCGCCCACGGCATGAGTGATTTCGGCGCTGACGATTTTGCGAATGTTCAGAAGGGAGCCATCCACCTGATGCTGGCGAAGCGAGGCGTGGAAGCCGGGCAATACAAGGCATTGCTGCAAGCCACGGTCGACAGATTCGGCCCGTTGGCTTCGGAGTTGGCCAACGTCAGCCAGGCATGCATCGAAGGAAAGCTGGGAGGCCTGGAAAGCGGTTTGCGTGAGACCTCGCAGTGGTTATTCAGCACCCTGAATTCGTATTTTGCCGCTATCATTGCTTTCGTCCCCGAGGACGCATTGGACGACATGGGCGTGCCGGGTGCGAACTTCTTCGAACGCGTCGGCAATCTTTGGAAAGAGAGTTTTGATCGCGAACTGTCTCTGGAGGAATTGTCCGATCCGGTCTGGGCTTTTGTCCGGGAGCAGGAATTGAAAGCGACCCTGGGCGGCATAGACGATCTGCCCGAACCGCAGCGCAAAGCCCCGATTCCCGGTGCCTTCACGCCAGAGCAGAAGGGCGTGATGAAGGACATGGCCATTTCAACGGGACTGCGAGACATAAGTCTGATTACGCGGCTGGCCGATATGGCTCGGAGTAATGTTTCGAGCATTGGGCACATGTGCCGTGATCAGAACACGGTCGCCAACATTGCGGACGCCGTTCTGTACATGACCAGGGAGCTTGAACCGTTGTTCCGCGAGATGAAGGATCATCCCGTGGCCAACCAGGAAGACGCTCTGGTTGGCGTGCTGACGATGGCCATTGGTTTTTCCGGGCAAGAGCCGGCCGAGTTGCGCAACATGTTCGAGAGTCTCAGCGGGGAGCTTGGGCAACAGGTGTCCGGAGCCTTCATGCACGTTGCCGAAATGGACGTTAAGAATCAGCCGCGCATGCTCAGCGCCACCCGGATGATGGAGGAATTGCGTCTGCAAAGTGGCGCCAGGCTTGGCATCAATGTGGAACGCGACCCCTTGCATTTCACACGGAACGTATCCGAAAGGCACCAGATTCCTGGCTTGCTCATGGAGAGAATCAGGACCTATGCTTCAACGGCATTTTCGGACCTGGACATCAGGCTCGGACAGGTCGTGCCACCTCTCGGCCCGACTCAACTGGAGGCACTGCACTCCATCGCCGGTCGGCTTGAAGCGTCGGTGCCGCCACCTCAGCGCGCACTGATTTCGGGGTTGCTGCAGGGTAATGCCCGAAACCTGCTCGCCGCCCAGGAGTCCAATGGGGAGCAGCCGTTATCCGCGTCCCAGATCTGGCAGGTCGTGACAAAACACGCAGTGCCGGAGAACCTTGAGGAAAACGTTTTGGGAGGACGTTTGCTCGATCATGTGGTTTCAACGTACGACCAGGCCCTGCAGATCGCCTGCCCGGACTTGTTCGAGGGACAACGGGAAGCCACGGTTTTCAGCGCGTTCTTTCTCGGTCTGTCGTTTCCCAAGCTCATGGAGCTGACGCTTCCGGGCGCGCGGCTGACGCAGGATGACGTGTGCGTGGATTTGGGCATGTCCAGCCTGCGGGATTACACTCGGGAAAATGCCTACGGCCTGACCACGGACTTCAGGCGTCGCGGTCGGAACACGGTCATGCGCTTTGAGTCCTCGGATGGGCGGGTGCTCAAGACCTCCCCCTTTGGCATCACGGACGCCGAAAACGTGCCCAGTCATCCTCACTTCCGGAAAATAATGGCTCATGCCCAGAGCATGAGCGCATCGCCGGCCCAGAAGGCCAGGATGCTGCAGGCTTTCAGCCAGGCCGCGCTGGTCATGTCCCGGTTGTTGAGCACGACTTTTCCGGGCATCGAGTTCAGCGAGCACGGCAATTTCTCGGTGACAGCCACGCAACGCGACGATACCACCGTCGTGATCAATATCGATTCCGATCCTGGATTGCCGTTGCGCTTTCATCAGCAATACATCATTGAACCCAACGGTGATCACCGCTGTACGGAATTTGTGATGGAGCGCAGGTAGAGACGACTGGGGATTATCCTTCGTCTTTGTGGCGGTTAATGACTTTTGCAAATCGGAGTTTTCATGGTTTCATCCATCAATAATCTGCTCGATCCGTCCCTGGGGATTCAGGATATCCTGGACCCGGGACTTTCCGCCGACGGACAACTGCCCCAGGCCAGGCCGCTGGCTGCCAACGTGCTGCGCGAGGCCGGCCTGGAGGAACTGTATTCGCCCCTCAACGCCGCCAGGCTTGTGGAGCAGGCGCTGTGTCCGGACGTGGGCGACGGCGAGTTGCTGCGGCCCGAGGTTTTCGCCGCCAACCTGCGCGAAAGCTTCGAGGCCTTGAAGGACAGCCAGAATCCTGAAGTGCGGGATTTTCTGAACACGGATCTGCGCCTGTTGCTGGAGAATCGGGACCTTCTGCAGGCCTACACCGGTCTGATGATCGGAGGCTAGCTTGAATCTGCAGCGACAGCACCGCGAGACCCTGCTCATTCTTGGATACATGTATTTGCGCATGGGCGAACTGGAGCGGGCAGGCCGCCTTTTCGCCGCCCTCATCGCCGTGTCCGGGGAACGGACCGGGAGCTCCGGCACGCCGGCCCTGGATTTTCTTGACCGCTTGGCCCACGCCAGCAT
Protein-coding regions in this window:
- a CDS encoding USH1C-binding protein 1 → MSQVTGPQGLSQIMADIDLGPAGGIQMMFAKLQMAQSQICKNQANDYMKQIQDIQAEQKACADLIATARDLQNKGKNGEGVGIKSISGTTTKGKDCYPMPQKLVDFMDERNLSYPNSDKDYILGKDEWDYTLKSLTNYQEQIGSKTQTLMVYLQDFIGQHNSFL
- a CDS encoding type III secretion protein, with protein sequence MVSSINNLLDPSLGIQDILDPGLSADGQLPQARPLAANVLREAGLEELYSPLNAARLVEQALCPDVGDGELLRPEVFAANLRESFEALKDSQNPEVRDFLNTDLRLLLENRDLLQAYTGLMIGG
- the sycN gene encoding type III secretion chaperone SycN, producing the protein MLDREIAEFGRRMGMPGFALVGGDVAALDVESLGRVYFERGEGELLVYLAFPIPAHDAKAPQRVLELCGYRHAHPMPLCGGVHAGNAVLLTRMDERTVTAAMLENAIAFLGKMQERIA
- a CDS encoding SepL/TyeA/HrpJ family type III secretion system gatekeeper; protein product: MSVDFSINTQFARQGQDAGVASAGSAMTGTFMGRQAAAVTSPMSLLADAAEEMTFAADTTDEFELADRKERKKTSESLIERVQMYQEMMHEAGKTQDMDELTRRLRHGGGKDQALREAREQFPDPSDAWAALAGALDTLEREGVDASVCDGIRAAMDELRAQEGPAIHAGIQGALAAREFDGLGSSDDLRGMYRQTVLDFGTVNDVLAHVLERHGDVGFDKAMDFLFRALGNDLAADIPSMDKTHLESVHANLGQVRLLQSAHTLCDKMLERWENVHGVQGVRDGSLRPMDLLGEIVGLRNERFLGAMHIDRITVRAQAPDIEHEVLFLQEMLNMTRSFPSQLFEGDQERMKVLDAVQERVDNAIAREDDFLAAQEEG